The following is a genomic window from Episyrphus balteatus chromosome 1, idEpiBalt1.1, whole genome shotgun sequence.
tgaaaaataatgtacAGTCTTGTTTATAAGTGTCCACAAGTTGTAAGTAACAAGCGCAACAGGTGTGTTCTATTTGTATTAACAAAACGCACAAAATAAGAAGGTGCATACAATTAGGCGTATTTCCTTAGATATTGTGACGTACTTTTGAATAgatgttttaaatgaaatgcaATTTCTACCTTCTTGGAcaccccaagagggttaaagctttttatcatttgaaataggtatgtatgtattgaattatgaggccatttttttagatattgacTTCAATCAACATTTTTTGATGAGTTTCTTTCAAAAAGGTGTATTCCATTTtactaggaccaggggtttactcgggacatgcatgttttttttttttttttggttgtattttatttttcatgctatttcattatgcttgttttaataaatctATCCCGAAAATTGGTTCAAAATACCAATTAATTTCTTCGAAAGCTTGAAGAGTCGTCCGCGTTGCCAATTGAAGTAAGGACAATTCCAGAGAATTTTCTATTTATGCAATAGTTTTgattattcttcttcttcttctccattatcgacgatagtcatgatctcggatggggtcacaactctcccactttactgcttcacactacggctccgcatgtggggttcgccgggttgacctcagaaaacgtcggcaggcttctcgattttgaattgttccatgtctaaggccaactgaatgcagttgtcgttgcatttgtcttctccatgagttttttggcctgcctcttcttcgcgattgcgATATAGTTTTGATTATTATTGATCAAATTTtgatctttttactttttaaatttcttctttaGACCTATGATTTATttacactccattaaatttaaagtcggcatttaaaatgggaaattttaaaatttgtatgtgatttggcagtttttaaattttttatcgcTACTTTATTTATAATAGAGGGAGAATATATTAGGCCTTAATGACCCTTTAAGAATTGCCTACGATAGAATTGCCACGCTTTCTGAATTAAAATCCCGAATTTTAAGTTTGTTCCTATGTAAAAATCATCATCTCTATCATAtaacaaagtttcaaaattcaattgtaCCTAATCAGAAGTGATTCATAatgtttatattaatttaaataaaatggacCAATACCTACCACTCCTCTCCTGGGTATAAGatcttaatttttcaaatttttcttcttaaaaaaattttcattctagCAAATTTGAAGACCTAGATAAAATTAAATGTCTCCATAATGTTTGATTAAACACGTCTCCtatacgaaaaattttaaaaagtccaATCACTGTGAtacatttaaagtttttacgatagcgggaagtgcTTAGGGTAatggtttttgtgatttttgaagcTCAATTACACCTAAGAAACTTCTAAGTAGCGGAAGAAGTAGCTCTTCAAATGATATGAATTTaccaagaaaaaacatttctgatattttgatataaaaaactaatacgattttgataaaagcGGATTATTAATACTGAGACCTTGAGAAACAAAAccgcatttttcttttttttgtcttcaaatTAGGTTAACCCCAAAGTGAATGAATGTCATCAAGAATTGTATCTCAATGCAGCAGGTTGAAACGAGCTGTAAATTGCGGGATACTTTCATTCTTCTAAATGTTTCAGATTTGAGTTCTTCGTGGGTTCGTCACCCCAAAAAAACACCTGAAACACTAAAATCCTATTTTCAAAGCAACAAGATTAGGTAATTTTTCAGGCAGTCATTTTGAAAGTAAGTTAGCAACCTTTGGTCTATGGCAACCCTAGTCGACAATGGTTTTATTACTTAATACTAGTctcatattaattttatataaattggtAGCTACAGCTTTCCATTTTCCAAGATCCTCTTATTTGTATTTCTTGGACCACCCAGaagcttttttatgttttatcgtAAATATGAATTACATATATTCCAatcaaaatcacaaaaaatatctGTTGAACTTAGAACactcttcttttttattttctttattaatttaatgAGCATGTTTATAACTCATCgataaacaaaacacaaaaaaatgatttattattatCGCAATCGCAAATAATAATGTTTCAGATCGTGAATGAAATTCATAGATACTATAGTTTGCTAACACGTTTTGGAGAGATAAAAGCTTCTGTCTCACTAATTTTAATTTGGTTGGAGAATAAACGTTGCATAACTACAACTAAACTTAAAAGATTTAAGAGTATTTATACACATTTCATCACAATGTTTGGACTGATGTTCTCTTTCACTagtttggtatcaaaaacaggGTTGGTATAAATGATATTACGTAGTAAattcaacttttaatttttttttaaaccaaaatcttTAGGGAGATTAGAAGAACAAAAAGATCTCCTAATAATTCTGAATTTGGTGAGTTTAATTCCATTTTGAGATTTATAGCAAggtactgcaaaaaaaaacagcttttcgactgaatttttgatttaaatccaaaaaaaagatatttgtctatttaaataacaaaaaatcactTTATTCCAAAAATCCTCTGCATAACATTTTTGGCAAAAGAATTCGTACTTCATTCATATACTCTTCATTATCGTAGGCTCTTCTGCGTGGTTCATTATCGGTCATTAATTCATCGGGATTCATTTCGCCACTATCCATTGCATACCAAATTGGTAAGAATGAGGTAAATAAAAGCATTTCTGAAAAAACCATTAATTTTTactatgaaatataaaaaagttaaatataatTTACCCCAATGCCGATGATGCAATATTTCAATAAAGAAATCAGAAATTTTAGGAATATTcccttgaaattttaattttttcaaagtttcaataaaattcgaactataaaaatgaattaattcatCGTAGTGATTTAAACGAACATCTCTGTCAGCTAGCACGTACATTCCATACAATACATCCAATATCGCTGGTCCAAAATATGATATTTGGAAATcaagcttttttttaagtaaaaaaaaaaaaaattcaaaataattattaaaaaaaatatggaatttcAAGAACCTTACCAACATAACATCTTCAAATTTAccagaagaactttttttaaacatcatgttttttctatgaaaatctccatgacataaaacaaatataccTTCAGATCCTTTTTGGCGATAGGATTTGCCAGAACTTATACAGCTTTTGATGAGGTCTTTTTTAATTCCTTGCAGTTTTGGAACATACTGCTTAAGATCTTCAACAGTTTGTAATTTATCAATGAAATTTTCTAATCCTGAAGACAAAAATGGCATTTGTTcgacatctttaaaattaaggaAACTCTCTTCGTAGTTAGTTATTGATGTGTCAcccttgaaataaaattaaaaaaagaaattgatttgaaatttaatgCAGAGTAtgatattgaattgaaatattacaaaaaagtgCTAAGCAAATGTTCGGGATTTTATAAAACACTAACATATTGGTGATAAGAAGTCAGTGTGCGTATTAATACGGACAGATCCATCCATCATGGTTGAAAGTTCAAATAGGGGTGACAGTATAGAGCCATAACTTACAgatgatttcaaaaattgattaaaaatacaaaatgctttaaaatcttataaattttttaacaagtGCAGAGTATAAGTACAAGTCCAAATaaagaataattttgtattgatttgGATCTATTCGaacatttagaatttttttaatatttttgtctgAAGCGTGAAAGTGGTGTTAGCCTTTTTTTCATTCTTAGCTGAAAAATTGACtggaaattgatttttaatctttttcgtACATTTTGATGATAATAATTAATTAGGCATTCTTATcagttttgtttatttgcttaCATTGAGAAGTTAATTGAAGTCGAAATTCAAAAGCTTTTTGccatttattttcttcaatctcttgctgaaattttttcttattataatcttcgaattaaaatattgaaaacttctaatacaaataaagtttttattctattaaatatctattttaaaCCATACATAGTTTTTGCttcgttttgattttaaaaagcattttGGCATTTTGTCAAAGattgtttcatttatttattagtACAGTCACCTTGTATATCAGACCGTGCGTTGAAACTGTTAGTTCTgattttaacaacaacaaaaagagcCCAATTTTTCAATCCTTAGTTATGTTAGCGCTTAAGGAAGTTATTGACAGAAACGATGTATCATattattttaaagctttaaggcttggccacaccggagggtacgcggtagaggtacaggtaacggtacgggtatttgtatggaaaaaattccaaactgacacatcaacgttcgggtgtggaatttttttaatacaaatatcgttgccgctacccgtaccgctaccgcgtaccctccggtgtggccaaaccTTTAAGCTACACAcaaaagttgttgttttttattcaaaaccttcaaattTATATAGTAATTGGATATTTACTCTTATGAAAAACTATAGCTGACGCTTATATCTACTTAAGATAAATCGAGTATGCTGACAACAATGGCGTCCTATCTTGGCTAAGTTAAGAAAGATTTTGGCCTTTGAAGTTTTATagtttaagggccaatttattgagcctccattaaattttgaaatttatcgctttagttaacggcctcGTTAAACTATTGTAGCCTTTAAGTATAcctacatcattaaaaattcatttaattcactcttctttagttaaagtccttacttttaatggaaactttaaatttaaaactctgttaaaaacatcccagggattttttattttgtttgaaaaataatctgtcaaaagctacaattttgtcaaatcaaatagatttgaattggaagaaaaaccaaaaaactatgacccgtaagtattttgcagctgaaaacgccagaaaatgcaagagattaacgatataccagtggtaaccaaagaatgctacaacctacaattgaaactatgagaagaagaaggagttaagtgaaatttttaattttttccatcggtgtcaaataacaacttaaatttaagtgttatcggcattcatctcgtgtcattggtttagaagtaagctttatatctcttcttctcatggcttcaattgcaatgttatgtatgttatttatgtattatgcagcatctcaaaaatgattagttttgaagtggagaatataatctagtagatctagtattatctgtgcgaagtaaataagaaatgcattaatttctttgaattttgttgtgttttatggtacaaatgcatgtgtgtatacctacaaaaaattctagtctggacttttttcataattgtgatgtttttttaataattctttagctatttgacatttttcaaataaaataataattcaaataaaaaaaataaatgaaatgacatttgacactaatggagagtgaataaatagaaattctgtttaaaacctccattagctctaaaaatccctcttaaaaggtcgaatttggtgttttaactaaaactacttttaaatttaatgctcaattagttaatgatgccagacttcaaaaaaatccttaaaagagactgaaataaacgaaattggtttttaattttaaaattcccttttttaatggcgatttaagtttaatggagagtcaataaattgggcctaagtcaGAAATCAGAAATAAGCCTCATCTCCTCATCATATATttggtattttttattttttgttgaatacaTGTTCTAATAGTTCCTTAGAACAGTTCTTCCAAACAAAAACCTATATTTTAAAGTATCTACATATTTCGTTTTATGTATTGCATTTTCAAGCACCGTGAAGGAATTTAAAATGCGCATAATTGCATCCTTAGTTGAGAATCGaatgagaaaaatttttaaacaattcctAGCCAATACAAAAACGAtttatttagttatttatttatttatttaatccgtTAATTGCCTAACGTTAGAACTTAAAACTATTTATgcacatacaattttaataataaaattttacctaaaaaataaataataactatgatatgttaaaaaagttttctctaaatgttttgcttttgacattgtcgtttacagatgagatcaaaaagtaatatttattgaagactgaaatcaattgatttaatggGCTATTcacaccatagtttgttctgctGAAGATCGGACATAAAGGCAATTGTCTTCTTATTCTAGTTTGACTATAGCTGAAATTTAGACGACACAGAGTTGATGGACATATTATTGAACCATTGATTAATTTGAAACGatgatatttcataaaaaatgcctacctatttattttcgaattttcgTTGGGGTAAAATCTTTTAGGTCGTAGGCTCATACGAATCATATATTAGAATCTtagctaaaacaaaaatagtttttatgtccttcttaatttatttatagaagtaaaaacttaaaattcaaatgtcaaatcgATACAAAAgtcatttgtttttaatgagtgttaaaaagttttaactGTAAAATACCGAAATCTTGTTAGAAAGTTTTTTGTCTTTGATTTGCTGGAATCTGGAAATAAGTGGCTGACTATATAAATTTGCGCCAATATTAACAACCAAAATACGCTTTT
Proteins encoded in this region:
- the LOC129917939 gene encoding uncharacterized protein LOC129917939, with product MAKFNADELNAPKWMDEKFFEDVLKKYEKTDNISVTEIKLSPASAQGDHYASIMFRCAVTYDTNKSKGNTKSLIIKTMPEIDGFKKDFLAESHIFETEIPMYAETIPKFHAELKKIDDDTVLGLEPLYHSLEPRKIIVFEDICPKGYEVLRNRKITMEETKAAYLKLAKWHAVSYKLAAEGDTSITNYEESFLNFKDVEQMPFLSSGLENFIDKLQTVEDLKQYVPKLQGIKKDLIKSCISSGKSYRQKGSEGIFVLCHGDFHRKNMMFKKSSSGKFEDVMLLDFQISYFGPAILDVLYGMYVLADRDVRLNHYDELIHFYSSNFIETLKKLKFQGNIPKISDFFIEILHHRHWGKLYLTFLYFIVKINGFFRNAFIYLILTNLVCNG